In one Pseudomonas hydrolytica genomic region, the following are encoded:
- the aruF gene encoding arginine/ornithine succinyltransferase subunit alpha yields the protein MLVMRPAQMADLADVQRLAADSPVGVTSLPDDADRLRDKIAASEASFAAEVSFNGEESYFFVLEDSDSGRLVGCSAIVASAGYSEPFYSFRNETFVHNSRELKIHNKIHVLSLCHDLTGNSLLTSFYVERPLVSSVFAELNSRGRLLFMAGHPERFADAVVVEIVGHSDEHGDSPFWDAVGRNFFDMNYAEAERLCGLKSRTFLAELMPHYPIYVPLLPDEAQEAMGQVHPRAQITFDILMREGFETDHYIDIFDGGPTLHARTSGIRSIAQSRLVPVKIGEAETSGRQYLVSNGQLQDFRAIVADLDWVPGKPVTLSPQAAEALGVGEGASVRLVAV from the coding sequence ATGCTGGTAATGCGCCCTGCGCAAATGGCGGACCTGGCGGATGTGCAGCGACTTGCCGCCGATAGCCCGGTGGGCGTCACTTCACTGCCGGACGACGCCGATCGGCTGCGTGACAAGATCGCTGCCTCCGAGGCGTCCTTCGCTGCCGAAGTCAGCTTCAACGGCGAGGAAAGCTATTTCTTCGTCCTCGAGGACAGCGACAGCGGGCGCCTGGTCGGCTGCTCGGCCATCGTCGCCTCGGCCGGCTACTCCGAACCGTTCTACAGCTTCCGCAACGAGACCTTCGTGCACAACTCGCGCGAGCTGAAGATCCACAACAAGATTCACGTGCTGTCGCTGTGTCACGACCTGACCGGCAACAGCCTGCTCACCAGTTTCTACGTCGAGCGGCCGCTGGTCAGCAGCGTGTTCGCCGAGCTCAACTCGCGTGGCCGCCTGCTGTTCATGGCCGGTCATCCCGAGCGCTTCGCCGACGCGGTGGTGGTGGAGATCGTCGGCCACAGCGACGAGCACGGCGATTCGCCGTTCTGGGACGCCGTGGGGCGCAACTTCTTCGACATGAACTACGCCGAGGCCGAGCGTCTGTGCGGGCTCAAGAGCCGCACCTTCCTCGCCGAACTCATGCCGCATTACCCCATCTACGTGCCGCTGCTGCCGGACGAGGCGCAAGAGGCCATGGGACAGGTGCATCCGCGGGCGCAGATCACCTTCGACATCCTGATGCGTGAAGGTTTCGAGACCGACCACTACATCGACATCTTCGATGGCGGTCCGACCCTGCACGCCCGCACTTCGGGCATTCGCAGCATCGCCCAGAGCCGTCTGGTGCCGGTGAAGATCGGTGAGGCCGAGACGAGTGGGCGCCAGTACCTGGTCAGCAACGGCCAGTTGCAGGATTTCCGCGCCATCGTCGCCGACCTCGACTGGGTGCCGGGCAAACCCGTGACGCTCAGCCCGCAGGCTGCCGAGGCGCTGGGTGTCGGCGAGGGCGCCAGCGTCAGGCTGGTGGCGGTTTAA
- the astA gene encoding arginine N-succinyltransferase, giving the protein MIVRPVRNADLPALIDLARSTGTGLTTLPANEERLAHRVDWAEKAFRGQAERADADYLFVLEDDAGKVVGISAVAGAVGLREPWYNYRVGLTVCASQELNIHRQVPTLFLANDMTGNSELCSLFLHADHRTGLNGRLLSKARFLFIAEFRELFGDKVIAEMRGMSDASGRSPFWESLGRHFFKMEFCQADYLTGVGNKAFIAELMPKFPLYTCFLSDEARAVIGRVHPDTEPALSMLKAEGFSYQGYVDIFDAGPAIEAETAKIRAVRDSQNLVLAIGTPGDDAAPFLVHNRKREGCRITAAPARLAAGTLVVDPLTARRLQLSAGDQVRAVALSAKS; this is encoded by the coding sequence ATGATCGTTCGTCCCGTGCGCAATGCCGACTTGCCGGCCTTGATCGACCTGGCGCGCAGTACCGGCACCGGCCTGACTACCCTGCCGGCCAACGAGGAGCGCCTGGCGCATCGGGTTGACTGGGCCGAGAAGGCCTTCCGCGGCCAGGCCGAACGAGCCGACGCCGACTATCTGTTCGTGCTGGAGGACGATGCCGGCAAGGTGGTCGGCATTTCCGCCGTGGCCGGCGCGGTGGGGCTGCGTGAGCCCTGGTACAACTACCGGGTCGGCCTGACCGTGTGCGCCTCGCAGGAGCTGAACATCCATCGCCAGGTGCCGACCCTGTTCCTGGCCAACGACATGACCGGCAACTCCGAGCTGTGCTCGCTGTTCCTGCACGCCGATCATCGCACCGGCTTGAACGGCCGCCTGCTGTCGAAGGCGCGCTTTCTGTTCATCGCCGAGTTCCGCGAGCTGTTCGGCGACAAGGTGATCGCCGAGATGCGCGGCATGTCCGATGCCAGCGGCCGCTCGCCGTTCTGGGAAAGCCTTGGCCGGCACTTCTTCAAGATGGAGTTCTGCCAGGCGGACTACCTCACCGGGGTCGGCAACAAGGCCTTCATCGCCGAGCTGATGCCCAAGTTTCCGCTCTACACCTGCTTCCTTTCCGACGAGGCACGTGCGGTGATCGGCCGCGTGCATCCCGATACCGAGCCCGCCCTGAGCATGCTCAAGGCCGAGGGCTTCAGCTACCAGGGGTACGTCGACATCTTCGACGCGGGCCCGGCCATCGAGGCGGAAACCGCGAAAATCCGCGCCGTGCGCGATAGCCAGAACCTGGTGCTGGCGATCGGCACGCCGGGCGACGATGCCGCGCCCTTCCTGGTGCACAACCGCAAGCGCGAGGGCTGTCGCATCACCGCGGCCCCGGCGCGCCTGGCCGCCGGCACCCTGGTGGTCGACCCGCTGACGGCCAGGCGTCTGCAGCTGTCGGCAGGCGATCAGGTGCGCGCCGTAGCGCTGTCGGCAAAGAGTTAA
- a CDS encoding aspartate kinase, whose translation MALIVQKFGGTSVGTVERIQQVAEKVKKFREKGDDIVVVVSAMSGETNRLIDLAKQISDGEPVPRELDVMVSTGEQVTIALLAMALIKRGVPAVSYTGNQVRILTDSAYNKARILQIDDQKIRADLKAGRVVVVAGFQGVDEHGSITTLGRGGSDTTGVALAAALKADECQIYTDVDGVYTTDPRVVPKAQRLEKITFEEMLEMASLGSKVLQIRSVEFAGKYNVPLRVLHSFQEGPGTLITLDEEESMEQPIISGIAFNRDEAKLTIRGVPDIPGIAFKILGPISAANIEVDMIVQNVSHDNTTDFTFTVHRNDYNNALGVLQKTADELGAREVVGDTNIAKVSIVGVGMRSHAGVASRMFEALAKETINIQMISTSEIKVSVVIEEKYLELAVRALHTAFELDAPSRQGE comes from the coding sequence ATGGCTTTGATCGTACAGAAGTTTGGGGGCACCTCCGTCGGCACCGTCGAGCGTATCCAGCAGGTGGCCGAGAAGGTTAAGAAGTTCCGCGAGAAAGGCGACGACATCGTCGTCGTGGTTTCTGCCATGAGCGGCGAAACCAACCGCCTGATCGATCTGGCCAAACAGATCAGCGACGGCGAGCCGGTCCCGCGTGAACTGGATGTCATGGTCTCCACTGGTGAGCAGGTGACCATCGCCCTGCTGGCCATGGCGCTGATCAAACGTGGTGTGCCGGCGGTGTCCTACACCGGCAACCAGGTGCGCATCCTCACCGACAGCGCCTACAACAAGGCGCGCATTCTGCAGATCGATGACCAGAAGATTCGCGCCGATCTCAAGGCCGGTCGTGTGGTCGTCGTCGCCGGTTTCCAGGGCGTGGACGAGCACGGCAGCATCACCACCCTCGGTCGTGGCGGTTCCGATACCACCGGCGTGGCCCTGGCGGCAGCGCTGAAGGCCGACGAATGCCAGATCTACACCGACGTCGATGGCGTCTATACCACCGACCCGCGCGTGGTGCCCAAGGCCCAGCGTCTGGAGAAGATCACCTTCGAGGAAATGCTGGAAATGGCCAGCCTCGGCTCCAAGGTGCTGCAGATCCGCTCGGTGGAGTTCGCCGGCAAGTACAACGTCCCGCTGCGCGTCCTGCACAGCTTCCAGGAGGGGCCGGGCACCCTCATTACCCTTGATGAAGAGGAATCCATGGAACAGCCGATCATTTCCGGCATCGCTTTCAATCGCGACGAAGCCAAGCTGACCATCCGTGGGGTACCGGATATCCCCGGCATCGCCTTCAAGATTCTCGGCCCGATCAGTGCCGCCAACATCGAAGTGGACATGATCGTGCAGAACGTCTCGCACGATAACACCACCGATTTCACCTTCACCGTGCACCGCAACGACTACAACAACGCCCTGGGCGTGCTGCAGAAGACCGCAGACGAGCTGGGCGCCCGTGAGGTGGTCGGTGACACCAACATCGCCAAGGTCTCCATCGTCGGTGTCGGCATGCGCTCTCACGCCGGTGTCGCCAGCCGCATGTTCGAAGCGCTGGCCAAGGAGACCATCAACATCCAGATGATCTCCACCTCGGAAATCAAGGTCTCCGTGGTCATCGAGGAGAAGTACCTGGAACTGGCGGTGCGTGCCCTGCACACGGCGTTCGAACTGGACGCGCCGTCCCGACAGGGCGAGTGA
- the astB gene encoding N-succinylarginine dihydrolase: MTAYEMNFDGLVGPTHNYGGLSYGNVASQSNSQAISNPKEAAKQGLAKMRALMDMGFKQGVLAPQERPDVAALRRLGFTGSDPEVIARAAREAMPLLVASCSASSMWTANACTVSPSADTADARVHFTAANLNCKFHRSIEHPTTSRVLQAMFASQEHFAHHPALPAVSQFGDEGAANHTRFCKSYGEPGVEFFVYGRSAFDSRYPAPARYPARQTLEASQAVARLHGLSEEGVVYAQQNPAVIDQGVFHNDVIAVGNGEVLFYHQDAFLDTDKVLGELGSKLAGRGGNFQAVCVPNSAVSVEDAVKSYLFNSQLLTRADGSMLLVVPEECRNNASVWRYLEQLTAGNGPIREVRVFDLKQSMQNGGGPACLRLRVALKEQELAAVNPGVVMSLELHDRLVAWVDKHYRDRLSEADLADPQLLIECRTALDELTQILKLGSVYPFQMT; this comes from the coding sequence ATGACTGCCTATGAAATGAACTTCGACGGCCTGGTGGGGCCGACCCACAACTACGGTGGGCTGTCCTACGGCAACGTCGCATCGCAGAGCAACAGCCAGGCGATCTCCAATCCGAAGGAGGCCGCCAAGCAGGGTCTGGCGAAGATGAGGGCGCTCATGGACATGGGCTTCAAGCAGGGCGTTCTGGCCCCGCAGGAGCGTCCGGATGTGGCCGCGCTGCGCCGTCTGGGCTTCACCGGCAGCGATCCCGAGGTGATTGCCCGTGCCGCGCGCGAGGCCATGCCGCTGCTGGTGGCGAGCTGCTCGGCGTCGAGCATGTGGACGGCCAACGCCTGCACCGTCAGCCCCAGCGCCGATACGGCCGACGCTCGCGTGCATTTCACGGCCGCCAACCTCAACTGCAAGTTCCACCGCTCGATCGAGCATCCGACCACCAGTCGCGTGCTGCAGGCCATGTTCGCCAGCCAGGAGCATTTCGCGCATCACCCGGCCTTGCCGGCGGTCAGTCAGTTCGGCGACGAGGGCGCGGCCAACCACACGCGCTTCTGCAAGAGCTATGGCGAGCCTGGCGTGGAGTTCTTCGTCTACGGCCGCAGCGCCTTCGACAGCCGCTACCCGGCACCGGCACGTTATCCGGCGCGGCAGACCCTGGAGGCCAGCCAGGCGGTGGCGCGCCTGCACGGGCTGAGCGAGGAGGGCGTGGTGTACGCCCAGCAGAACCCGGCGGTGATCGACCAGGGCGTGTTCCACAACGACGTGATCGCCGTGGGCAACGGCGAAGTGCTGTTCTATCACCAGGACGCCTTCCTCGACACCGACAAGGTACTGGGCGAACTGGGTAGCAAGCTGGCCGGTCGTGGCGGCAACTTCCAGGCGGTCTGCGTGCCCAACAGCGCAGTGAGCGTGGAGGATGCGGTCAAGTCCTACCTGTTCAACAGCCAGCTGCTGACCCGCGCCGACGGCAGCATGCTGCTGGTGGTCCCGGAGGAGTGCCGTAACAACGCCAGCGTCTGGCGCTACCTGGAGCAGCTGACTGCCGGCAATGGTCCGATCCGCGAAGTACGGGTGTTCGACCTCAAGCAGAGCATGCAGAACGGCGGTGGTCCGGCCTGTCTGCGCCTGCGCGTGGCGCTCAAGGAGCAGGAACTGGCCGCGGTCAATCCGGGGGTGGTGATGAGCCTCGAATTGCATGACAGGCTGGTGGCCTGGGTCGACAAGCATTACCGTGACCGTCTCAGCGAGGCCGATCTGGCCGATCCGCAATTGCTGATCGAGTGCCGCACGGCATTGGATGAACTGACGCAGATCCTTAAACTGGGCTCGGTCTATCCTTTCCAGATGACCTGA
- the alaS gene encoding alanine--tRNA ligase gives MKSAEIREAFLSFFEEKGHTRVASSSLIPANDPTLLFTNAGMNQFKDCFLGLEKRAYTRATTSQKCVRAGGKHNDLENVGYTARHHTFFEMLGNFSFGDYFKRDAIHYAWEFLTSDKWLNLPKEKLWVTVYATDDEAYEIWNKEIGVPAERMIRIGDNKGAPYASDNFWAMGDTGPCGPCTEIFFDHGEHIWGGPPGSPEEDGDRYIEIWNNVFMQFNRTADGVLHPLPAPSVDTGMGLERISAVLQHVNSNYEIDLFQNLLAASAKAIGCANEGQASLKVVADHIRSCSFLIADGVTPSNEGRGYVLRRIVRRACRHGNKLGAKGSFFYQIVAALVAEMGEAFPELKQQQAHIERVLKTEEEQFAKTLEQGLKILEQDLAGLQGSVIPGDIVFKLYDTYGFPVDLTADIARERELSVDEEGFEREMEAQRERARSASAFGMDYNALVKVDADTRFLGYEGTSGSGKIIALFKAGAAVDSLAEGEEGVVVLDQTPFYAESGGQIGDCGYLESAGVRFDVRDTTKAGGAFLHHGVVVKGGLSVGTSVKAEAEASVRQATALNHSATHLLHAALRQVLGDHVQQKGSLVDSQRLRFDFSHFEAIKPEQLKQLEDIVNAEIRKNSEVETEETDIETAKAKGAMALFGEKYGDQVRVLSMGGDFSVELCGGTHVSRTGDIGLFKITSEGGVAAGVRRIEAVTGAAALAWLNAAEEQLKEAASLVKGSRDNVLDKLSALIERNRQLEKELEQLKAKAASAAGNDLAGSAADVKGTKVLAARLDGLDGKALLALVDQLKNKLGSGVILLGGVFDEKVVLVAGVTQDLTAKLKAGDLMRQAAAAVGGKGGGRPDMAQGGGVDAGKLDEALALAATFVEQGL, from the coding sequence ATGAAAAGCGCAGAAATCCGTGAAGCCTTCCTGAGCTTCTTCGAAGAAAAAGGGCACACCCGTGTCGCTTCCAGCTCGCTGATCCCGGCGAACGACCCGACCCTGCTGTTCACCAACGCGGGCATGAACCAGTTCAAGGATTGCTTCCTGGGCCTGGAAAAGCGCGCCTACACCCGCGCCACCACCAGCCAGAAGTGCGTGCGTGCCGGCGGCAAGCACAACGACCTGGAAAACGTCGGCTACACCGCGCGCCACCACACCTTCTTCGAAATGCTGGGCAACTTCAGCTTCGGCGACTACTTCAAGCGCGATGCCATCCATTACGCCTGGGAATTCCTCACCTCCGACAAGTGGCTGAACCTGCCCAAGGAAAAGCTCTGGGTCACCGTCTATGCCACCGATGACGAAGCCTACGAGATCTGGAACAAGGAAATCGGCGTACCGGCCGAGCGCATGATCCGCATCGGCGACAACAAGGGCGCGCCCTATGCGTCCGACAACTTCTGGGCAATGGGCGACACCGGCCCGTGCGGCCCGTGCACCGAGATCTTCTTCGACCACGGCGAGCACATCTGGGGCGGCCCGCCCGGCAGCCCGGAGGAAGATGGCGACCGCTACATCGAGATCTGGAACAACGTGTTCATGCAGTTCAACCGTACTGCCGATGGCGTGCTGCACCCGCTGCCGGCGCCCTCGGTGGACACCGGCATGGGCCTGGAGCGCATCAGCGCCGTGCTGCAGCACGTCAATTCCAACTACGAGATCGACCTGTTCCAGAACCTGCTGGCCGCCTCGGCCAAGGCCATCGGCTGTGCCAACGAAGGCCAGGCTTCGCTGAAGGTGGTGGCGGACCACATCCGCTCCTGCAGCTTCCTGATCGCCGACGGGGTGACCCCGTCCAACGAAGGCCGTGGCTACGTGCTGCGCCGCATCGTGCGTCGCGCCTGCCGTCACGGCAACAAGCTGGGTGCCAAGGGCAGCTTCTTCTACCAGATCGTCGCCGCCCTGGTGGCCGAGATGGGCGAAGCCTTCCCCGAGCTCAAGCAGCAGCAGGCGCACATCGAGCGCGTGCTGAAGACCGAGGAAGAGCAGTTCGCCAAGACCCTGGAACAGGGCCTGAAAATCCTCGAGCAGGATCTGGCCGGCCTGCAGGGCTCGGTCATCCCGGGCGACATCGTGTTCAAGCTGTACGACACCTACGGCTTCCCGGTCGACCTGACTGCCGACATCGCCCGCGAGCGCGAACTGTCGGTGGACGAAGAAGGCTTCGAGCGCGAGATGGAGGCGCAGCGCGAGCGCGCCCGTTCCGCCAGCGCCTTCGGCATGGATTACAACGCGCTGGTCAAGGTCGACGCCGACACCCGCTTCCTCGGCTACGAAGGCACCAGCGGCAGCGGCAAGATCATTGCCCTGTTCAAGGCAGGTGCTGCGGTCGACAGCCTCGCCGAAGGCGAGGAGGGCGTGGTGGTGCTGGATCAGACTCCGTTCTACGCCGAATCCGGCGGCCAGATCGGCGACTGCGGTTATCTCGAGAGCGCCGGCGTGCGCTTCGACGTGCGTGACACCACCAAGGCCGGCGGCGCCTTCCTGCACCACGGGGTAGTGGTCAAGGGCGGCCTCTCCGTTGGCACCAGCGTCAAGGCCGAGGCCGAGGCCAGCGTGCGTCAGGCCACCGCGCTGAACCACTCTGCCACCCACCTGCTGCACGCCGCGCTGCGTCAGGTGCTGGGCGATCACGTACAGCAGAAGGGCTCGCTGGTTGACAGTCAGCGTCTGCGCTTCGACTTCAGCCACTTCGAGGCGATCAAGCCCGAGCAGCTGAAACAGCTGGAAGACATCGTCAACGCCGAGATTCGCAAGAACTCCGAGGTCGAGACCGAGGAAACCGACATCGAAACCGCCAAGGCCAAGGGCGCCATGGCGCTGTTCGGCGAGAAGTACGGCGACCAGGTGCGCGTGCTGAGCATGGGCGGCGACTTCTCCGTCGAGCTGTGCGGCGGTACCCACGTCTCGCGTACCGGCGACATCGGCCTGTTCAAGATCACCAGCGAAGGTGGCGTGGCTGCTGGCGTGCGCCGTATCGAAGCGGTGACCGGTGCCGCTGCGCTGGCCTGGCTGAACGCGGCCGAGGAGCAGCTCAAGGAAGCCGCTTCCCTGGTCAAGGGCAGCCGCGACAACGTGCTGGACAAGCTCTCTGCCCTGATCGAGCGCAACCGTCAGCTGGAAAAGGAACTGGAGCAGCTCAAGGCCAAGGCCGCCAGCGCCGCCGGCAACGATCTGGCCGGTTCCGCCGCGGACGTGAAAGGCACCAAGGTGCTGGCTGCGCGTCTTGACGGCCTGGACGGCAAGGCACTGCTGGCGCTGGTCGACCAGTTGAAGAACAAGCTGGGCAGCGGCGTGATCCTGCTCGGCGGCGTGTTCGACGAGAAGGTGGTGCTGGTGGCCGGCGTGACCCAGGACCTGACTGCCAAGCTCAAGGCTGGCGACCTGATGCGTCAGGCCGCAGCTGCCGTGGGCGGCAAGGGTGGTGGTCGTCCGGACATGGCCCAGGGCGGCGGCGTCGATGCCGGCAAGCTGGACGAAGCGCTGGCACTGGCTGCGACTTTCGTCGAGCAGGGCCTGTAA
- the ltaE gene encoding low-specificity L-threonine aldolase, producing MPLIDLRSDTVTQPTAAMREAMMAAELGDDVYGEDPSVNRLEAWLADQLGFAAGLFVPTGTMSNLLGLMAHCERGDEYIVGQQAHTYKYEGGGAAVLGSIQPQPIDGEADGSLDLAKVEAAIKQDDFHFARTRLLALENTMQGKVLPLDYLAAARELTLRRGLGLHLDGARLYNAAVKLGVPAREITRHFDSVSVCLSKGLGAPVGSVLCGSAALIGKARRLRKMVGGGMRQAGVLAAAGLYALQHQVERLAEDHANAARLGEGLAALGYSVEPVQTNMVYVQLGERAGQIKAFMAERGIAVSAAPRLRLVTHLDVSAEQIEQVIEAFAVFRSL from the coding sequence ATGCCTCTGATCGACCTGCGTAGCGACACCGTCACCCAACCCACTGCCGCCATGCGCGAAGCCATGATGGCTGCCGAGCTGGGCGACGATGTCTATGGCGAAGACCCCAGCGTCAACCGTCTGGAAGCCTGGTTGGCCGACCAGCTGGGCTTTGCAGCCGGATTGTTCGTGCCGACCGGCACCATGAGCAACCTGCTCGGCCTGATGGCCCACTGCGAGCGTGGCGACGAGTACATCGTCGGCCAGCAAGCGCATACCTACAAGTACGAGGGCGGCGGTGCGGCCGTGCTCGGCTCCATCCAGCCGCAGCCCATCGACGGCGAGGCCGATGGCTCGCTGGACCTGGCCAAGGTCGAGGCGGCGATCAAGCAGGACGACTTCCACTTCGCCCGTACCCGCCTGCTGGCGCTGGAAAACACCATGCAGGGCAAGGTGCTGCCGCTCGACTACCTGGCTGCCGCCCGCGAGCTGACGCTGCGCCGAGGTCTGGGCCTGCACCTGGACGGCGCGCGGCTATACAACGCCGCGGTCAAGCTGGGCGTGCCGGCACGGGAGATCACCCGGCATTTCGATTCCGTCTCGGTGTGCCTGTCCAAGGGCCTCGGTGCGCCGGTCGGTTCGGTGCTGTGCGGCAGCGCGGCGCTGATCGGCAAGGCGCGGCGTCTGCGCAAGATGGTTGGCGGCGGCATGCGCCAGGCCGGCGTGCTGGCGGCGGCGGGGCTGTATGCGCTGCAGCATCAGGTCGAGCGCCTGGCCGAGGATCACGCCAACGCCGCACGTCTGGGCGAGGGCCTGGCCGCACTGGGCTACAGCGTCGAACCGGTGCAGACCAACATGGTTTATGTGCAGCTCGGCGAGCGCGCCGGGCAGATCAAGGCCTTCATGGCCGAACGCGGCATCGCCGTCAGCGCGGCGCCACGCCTGCGTCTGGTCACCCATCTGGACGTCAGCGCCGAGCAAATCGAGCAGGTGATCGAGGCCTTTGCCGTTTTTCGCTCGCTTTGA
- the astD gene encoding succinylglutamate-semialdehyde dehydrogenase has product MSTHYIAGQWRPGQGAPLQSLDPVNQAVVWQGQGASAAQVDEAVNAARGAFSLWAAHSLDGRIAVLERFAAALKSHADELARAIGEETGKPLWEAATEVTSMVNKVAISIQSYRERTGEKSGPLADATAVLRHKPHGVVAVFGPYNFPGHLPNGHIVPALLAGNCVLFKPSELTPKVAELTVKCWIEAGLPAGVLNLLQGGRETGVALAGHPGIDGLFFTGSSRTGNLLHAQFAGRPDKILALEMGGNNPLIVDQVADIDAAVYTIVQSAFISAGQRCTCARRLLVPQGQWGDALLARLVQVAGQLKVGRFDEQPAPFMGSVISLQAAAQLMQAQTDLLAKGATALLAMTQPQADAALLTPGILDVTAVSERPDEEFFGPLLQVIRYSDFDGAIAEANATAFGLAAGLLSDSKARYEQFWLHSRAGIVNWNKQLTGAASTAPFGGIGASGNHRASAYYAADYCAYPVASLESEALTLPTTLTPGVTL; this is encoded by the coding sequence ATGAGCACTCATTACATCGCAGGTCAGTGGCGGCCCGGCCAGGGCGCGCCTTTGCAATCGCTCGATCCGGTCAATCAGGCCGTGGTCTGGCAGGGGCAGGGCGCCAGCGCTGCCCAGGTCGACGAGGCCGTCAACGCGGCGCGCGGCGCCTTTTCGCTGTGGGCAGCCCACTCGCTGGACGGCCGTATCGCCGTGCTGGAGCGCTTCGCCGCCGCGCTGAAGAGTCATGCCGACGAGCTGGCCCGCGCCATCGGTGAGGAAACCGGCAAGCCGCTGTGGGAGGCCGCTACCGAGGTGACCAGCATGGTCAACAAGGTCGCCATCTCGATCCAGAGCTACCGTGAACGTACCGGCGAGAAGAGCGGCCCGCTGGCCGATGCCACTGCCGTGCTGCGGCACAAGCCGCATGGCGTGGTGGCGGTGTTCGGCCCCTACAACTTTCCCGGTCACCTGCCCAACGGGCATATCGTGCCTGCCCTGTTGGCCGGCAACTGCGTGCTGTTCAAGCCCAGCGAGCTGACCCCCAAGGTCGCTGAGCTGACGGTCAAGTGCTGGATCGAGGCCGGCCTGCCGGCTGGCGTGCTCAACCTGCTGCAGGGTGGGCGCGAGACCGGCGTGGCCCTGGCCGGCCATCCGGGTATCGACGGGCTGTTCTTCACCGGCTCCAGCCGCACCGGCAATCTGCTGCACGCCCAGTTCGCCGGGCGTCCGGACAAGATCCTGGCGCTGGAGATGGGCGGCAACAACCCGCTGATCGTCGATCAGGTCGCCGATATCGATGCGGCCGTGTACACCATCGTCCAGTCTGCGTTCATCTCTGCCGGTCAGCGCTGCACCTGCGCCCGCCGTCTGCTGGTGCCGCAAGGGCAGTGGGGCGACGCGCTGCTGGCGCGCCTGGTGCAGGTCGCCGGGCAGCTCAAGGTTGGCCGATTCGACGAGCAGCCGGCGCCGTTCATGGGCTCGGTGATTTCCCTGCAGGCCGCCGCACAGCTGATGCAGGCGCAGACCGATCTGCTGGCCAAGGGCGCCACTGCGCTGCTGGCCATGACCCAGCCGCAGGCCGATGCCGCGCTGCTGACCCCGGGCATCCTCGACGTCACGGCGGTGAGCGAGCGTCCGGACGAGGAGTTCTTCGGCCCGCTGCTGCAGGTGATCCGCTACAGCGATTTCGACGGCGCCATCGCCGAGGCCAACGCCACCGCCTTCGGTCTGGCCGCTGGCCTGCTGTCGGACTCCAAGGCGCGCTACGAACAGTTCTGGCTGCATAGCCGTGCCGGCATCGTCAACTGGAACAAGCAACTGACCGGTGCCGCCAGCACCGCGCCCTTCGGTGGCATTGGCGCCTCCGGCAACCACCGCGCCAGCGCCTATTACGCGGCGGACTACTGCGCCTACCCGGTGGCCTCGCTGGAAAGCGAAGCCCTGACCCTGCCCACCACCCTGACTCCGGGAGTGACTCTGTAA
- the astE gene encoding succinylglutamate desuccinylase yields the protein MLALGKLLELTLAGHEPSAKIQLTPDGTRLRWLDEGALEITPPAARDNGLDLLLSAGIHGNETAPIELLDRLLRGIARNELHPAARILFLFGNPEAMRRGERFVEQDINRLFNGRHEQSSGFEAIRACDLEHLAATFFGKDTGRTRLHYDLHTAIRGSKIEQFALYPWHEGRTHSRRELQRLRAAGIEAVLLQNKGSITFSSYTYGQLGAEAFTLELGKARAFGQNQLVNLDLLENALQALIEGREVIDDEPTLDGLQLFAVSREIIKHSDSFQLHLPADIENFTELEPGYLLAEDIADTRWVVEEQNARIIFPNPKVKNGLRAGILIVPDDGAGLA from the coding sequence ATGCTTGCTCTCGGCAAACTGCTTGAACTGACCCTGGCCGGCCACGAGCCGTCGGCGAAGATCCAGCTGACCCCCGATGGCACGCGCTTGCGCTGGCTGGATGAGGGTGCGCTGGAGATTACCCCGCCGGCTGCGCGCGACAACGGCCTCGACCTGCTGCTGTCGGCCGGCATCCACGGCAACGAAACCGCGCCCATCGAGTTGCTCGACCGCCTGTTGCGCGGTATCGCACGCAACGAGCTGCATCCGGCGGCGCGCATTCTCTTCCTGTTCGGCAATCCCGAGGCCATGCGCCGCGGCGAGCGCTTCGTCGAGCAGGACATCAACCGCCTGTTCAACGGTCGCCACGAGCAATCCAGCGGCTTCGAGGCCATCCGTGCCTGCGATCTGGAACACCTGGCGGCCACCTTCTTTGGCAAGGACACCGGTCGCACCCGTCTGCATTACGACCTGCACACCGCCATCCGCGGCTCGAAGATCGAGCAGTTCGCCCTCTATCCCTGGCACGAAGGGCGTACCCACTCGCGCCGCGAACTGCAGCGTCTGCGCGCCGCCGGGATCGAAGCCGTGCTGCTGCAGAACAAGGGTTCGATCACCTTCAGTTCCTACACCTACGGACAGCTCGGCGCCGAGGCTTTCACCCTCGAACTGGGCAAGGCGCGTGCGTTCGGCCAGAACCAGCTGGTCAATCTCGACCTGCTGGAAAATGCCCTGCAGGCGCTGATCGAAGGACGCGAGGTGATCGACGACGAGCCGACGCTCGACGGCCTGCAGCTGTTCGCCGTATCGCGCGAGATCATCAAGCACAGCGACAGCTTCCAGCTGCACCTGCCGGCCGATATCGAGAACTTCACCGAGCTCGAACCCGGCTACCTGCTCGCCGAGGACATCGCCGACACCCGCTGGGTGGTGGAAGAGCAGAATGCGCGCATCATCTTCCCCAATCCCAAGGTCAAGAACGGTCTGCGTGCGGGCATCCTGATCGTGCCGGACGACGGCGCAGGCTTGGCGTAG